The following proteins come from a genomic window of Corallococcus sp. NCRR:
- a CDS encoding penicillin-binding protein yields MRDLKSARIPESNTKGLRLRVQLLFGLFLALLGTAFGRAVYLQVFQQEKLRGMAQDQYVRQIDIPARRGDIYDRRGTPLAQSVEVDSIWVDPSMLPDVPQAARQLARAVHMDSGDLVARLSRAKRFAWVKRQAKPQEVEAVKALGLPGLGFTKEPKRFYPQRELGAHIVGMVGTDGHGLEGLELAFEDELSGQNSRTSGFRDAKGRKLMVQGALDPLERQGATVTLTLDRHLQYVAEKALAKAVDDAKAAAGMAVVLDPRTGEILALANNPRFNPNTPEDGVKNAIRNRAALDAFEPGSTMKAFVVAAALEQKAITADQLFFCENGAMRIGRHTIRDTHPHGWLNAQGILQVSSNICAAKVAEALGREKFVAAYHAFGFAERTGLALTGESRGVIPFPKSDISLATQSFGQGMTSTAVQLTAAYGALANDGMLMRPYLVSKVVDPDGVVLLENQPTELRRVVSQRVARQVVGMLESVVVKGGTAPKAAMDDYRVAGKTGTAQKADPVARGYSDKRIASFAGMVPAEAPRAVILVVVDEPKTDVYGGNVAAPAFKEIATAAMAHLAVPPSRTVAPAEVAAAAAPVVPPPAPKAMAKAVPVRAGLEDAVTETPEPGTVRVPDVQGQAGREAVVKLLASALEPQLQGSGRVVSQTPPAGALVEKGARVTLELATRQ; encoded by the coding sequence GTGAGGGACCTCAAGAGCGCGCGGATCCCGGAGTCGAACACGAAGGGGCTCAGGCTGCGGGTCCAGCTCCTGTTCGGGCTGTTCCTCGCGCTCCTGGGCACGGCGTTCGGCCGCGCGGTCTACCTCCAGGTCTTCCAGCAGGAGAAGCTGCGCGGCATGGCGCAGGACCAGTACGTCCGGCAGATCGACATCCCGGCCCGGCGCGGTGACATCTATGACCGGCGCGGCACGCCGCTCGCGCAGAGCGTGGAGGTGGACTCCATCTGGGTGGACCCGTCCATGCTCCCCGACGTGCCGCAGGCGGCCCGTCAGCTCGCCCGCGCCGTGCACATGGACAGCGGCGACCTGGTCGCGCGCCTGTCCCGCGCCAAGCGCTTCGCGTGGGTGAAGCGCCAGGCGAAGCCCCAGGAGGTGGAGGCGGTGAAGGCGCTGGGCCTGCCGGGCCTGGGCTTCACCAAGGAGCCCAAGCGCTTCTATCCCCAGCGCGAGCTGGGCGCGCACATCGTGGGCATGGTGGGCACCGACGGGCACGGCCTGGAGGGCCTGGAGCTGGCCTTCGAGGACGAGCTGTCCGGGCAGAACTCGCGCACCTCCGGCTTCCGGGACGCCAAGGGCCGCAAGCTGATGGTCCAGGGTGCCCTGGACCCCCTGGAGCGCCAGGGCGCCACCGTGACGCTCACGCTGGACCGCCACCTCCAGTACGTGGCGGAGAAGGCGCTGGCCAAGGCCGTGGACGACGCCAAGGCGGCGGCGGGCATGGCGGTGGTGCTGGACCCGCGCACCGGGGAGATCCTGGCGCTGGCCAACAACCCGCGCTTCAACCCCAACACGCCGGAAGACGGCGTGAAGAACGCCATCCGCAACCGCGCCGCGCTGGACGCCTTCGAGCCCGGCTCCACGATGAAGGCCTTCGTGGTGGCCGCCGCGCTGGAGCAGAAGGCCATCACCGCGGATCAGCTGTTCTTCTGTGAGAACGGCGCCATGCGCATCGGCCGGCACACCATCCGGGACACCCACCCGCACGGCTGGCTCAACGCGCAGGGCATCCTCCAGGTGTCCTCCAACATCTGCGCCGCGAAGGTCGCCGAGGCCCTGGGCCGCGAGAAGTTCGTCGCCGCCTACCACGCCTTCGGCTTCGCGGAGCGCACCGGCCTGGCGCTCACCGGCGAGAGCCGCGGCGTCATCCCGTTTCCGAAATCGGACATCTCCCTGGCCACCCAATCCTTCGGCCAGGGGATGACCTCCACCGCCGTCCAGCTGACGGCGGCCTACGGCGCGCTGGCCAACGACGGCATGCTGATGCGCCCGTACCTGGTCTCCAAGGTGGTGGACCCGGACGGCGTGGTGCTGCTGGAGAACCAGCCCACGGAGCTGCGCCGGGTCGTTTCCCAGAGGGTGGCGCGCCAGGTCGTGGGCATGCTCGAGAGCGTGGTGGTCAAGGGAGGGACCGCGCCCAAGGCCGCCATGGACGACTACCGGGTGGCCGGAAAGACGGGCACGGCGCAGAAGGCGGACCCCGTGGCACGGGGGTATTCCGACAAACGCATCGCGTCGTTCGCGGGCATGGTGCCAGCCGAGGCCCCGCGCGCCGTGATTCTCGTGGTGGTGGACGAACCCAAGACAGACGTATACGGGGGGAACGTGGCTGCCCCTGCCTTCAAGGAAATCGCTACCGCTGCCATGGCCCACCTGGCCGTGCCCCCGTCCCGCACGGTGGCACCCGCCGAGGTGGCCGCGGCCGCCGCGCCCGTGGTGCCCCCTCCGGCACCAAAGGCGATGGCGAAGGCCGTGCCCGTCCGGGCCGGCCTGGAGGATGCGGTGACCGAGACCCCGGAACCCGGCACGGTACGTGTGCCGGACGTCCAGGGTCAGGCGGGACGCGAAGCCGTGGTGAAGCTGCTCGCCTCGGCGTTGGAGCCACAGCTGCAAGGAAGTGGACGAGTCGTATCTCAGACCCCCCCCGCCGGTGCGCTGGTGGAGAAGGGGGCCCGGGTGACGCTGGAACTGGCGACGCGGCAATGA
- the ftsL gene encoding cell division protein FtsL encodes MSKALSRPSVSVAGVLMHLLPAVMLFTLFAGVGILHVTSRVLVVDMGYRLSNAEGESRSLTRENDRLKLELATLKAPARLERVAREQLGMAMPRGGAVVSLADEHVKGSSTAQARSAAPAVRVAERGTGR; translated from the coding sequence ATGAGCAAGGCCCTCTCGCGTCCCTCCGTGTCCGTGGCCGGCGTGCTGATGCACCTGTTGCCCGCCGTCATGCTCTTCACCCTGTTCGCTGGCGTGGGCATCCTCCACGTCACGAGCCGCGTGCTCGTGGTGGACATGGGCTACCGCCTGTCCAACGCGGAGGGCGAGAGCCGCTCGCTCACCCGGGAGAACGACCGGCTCAAGCTGGAGCTGGCCACGCTCAAGGCGCCGGCCCGGCTGGAGCGCGTGGCGCGTGAGCAGTTGGGCATGGCCATGCCCAGGGGCGGCGCGGTGGTGTCCCTCGCGGACGAGCACGTGAAGGGCTCCAGCACCGCGCAGGCCCGTTCGGCGGCCCCGGCCGTCCGCGTGGCGGAGCGGGGGACCGGGCGGTGA
- the rsmH gene encoding 16S rRNA (cytosine(1402)-N(4))-methyltransferase RsmH, with the protein MDFQHQTVLLHETVELLNPAEGKVILDGTLGGGGHTQALLARGATVVGVDRDPVALAAATARMGGNARFQARQGNFADLPRVAQDLLPVDGVLVDLGVSSPQLDVAERGFSFMKDGPLDMRMGDSGITAAQLIAETDERDLARLLKDYGEEPFARPIARELKKALPQRTLEAVEVVKRAVPRKAWPDRINVATRTFQALRMAVNGELEALDALLAALPSLLKVGGRAAVISFHSLEDRKVKEAFRALVGGCTCPPGFPVCVCNSQGDFALVSKKAVAASEAEVEANPRSRSAHLRAVEKIR; encoded by the coding sequence GTGGACTTCCAGCACCAGACCGTCCTGCTCCACGAGACGGTGGAGCTGCTGAACCCGGCGGAGGGCAAGGTCATCCTCGACGGCACGCTCGGCGGCGGAGGCCACACCCAGGCGCTGCTCGCCCGGGGCGCCACGGTGGTGGGCGTGGACCGGGACCCGGTGGCGCTCGCCGCGGCCACCGCCCGCATGGGCGGCAACGCGCGCTTCCAGGCCCGGCAGGGCAACTTCGCGGACCTGCCCCGCGTGGCGCAGGATCTGCTCCCCGTGGACGGCGTGCTGGTGGACCTGGGCGTGTCCTCGCCCCAGCTGGATGTGGCCGAGCGCGGCTTCTCCTTCATGAAGGACGGCCCGCTGGACATGCGCATGGGCGACAGCGGCATCACCGCCGCCCAGCTCATCGCGGAGACGGACGAGCGCGACCTGGCGCGGCTGCTCAAGGATTATGGAGAAGAGCCCTTCGCCCGCCCCATCGCGCGGGAGCTGAAGAAGGCGCTGCCCCAGCGCACGCTGGAGGCCGTGGAGGTGGTGAAGCGCGCCGTGCCCCGCAAGGCGTGGCCGGACCGCATCAACGTCGCCACCCGCACCTTCCAGGCGCTGCGCATGGCGGTGAACGGGGAGCTGGAGGCGCTGGACGCGCTGCTCGCCGCGCTGCCCTCGCTCCTCAAGGTGGGGGGCCGCGCCGCGGTCATCTCCTTCCACTCCCTGGAGGACCGGAAGGTGAAGGAAGCCTTCCGCGCCCTGGTGGGCGGGTGCACCTGTCCGCCGGGCTTCCCGGTGTGCGTGTGCAACAGCCAGGGTGACTTCGCCCTCGTGTCCAAGAAGGCCGTCGCGGCTTCCGAAGCGGAAGTCGAGGCCAACCCCCGCTCTCGCAGCGCGCACCTGCGCGCGGTGGAGAAAATCCGATGA
- a CDS encoding STAS domain-containing protein produces MDQVQEVRRNRAVVAASERVETLMLEGELEEADLLKLCEDLMHRLHRGTRQVVLDFADVSHLNYRGVRPLMARTDAFRRAGGDVKLSGLSPYLAAIFRAAGAHDAFELYPHMNDARAAFQLARAPFV; encoded by the coding sequence ATGGACCAGGTGCAGGAGGTTCGTCGGAACAGGGCGGTGGTGGCGGCGTCCGAGCGCGTGGAGACGTTGATGCTGGAGGGCGAGCTGGAGGAGGCGGACCTGCTCAAGCTGTGCGAGGACCTGATGCACCGGCTGCACCGGGGCACCCGTCAGGTCGTCCTCGACTTCGCGGACGTGTCGCACCTGAACTACCGCGGCGTGCGCCCGCTGATGGCCCGCACGGACGCGTTCCGCCGCGCCGGTGGCGACGTGAAGCTGTCCGGGCTGTCGCCGTACCTGGCCGCCATCTTCCGCGCGGCCGGCGCCCATGACGCCTTCGAGCTGTACCCGCACATGAACGATGCCCGGGCCGCCTTCCAGCTCGCGCGCGCTCCCTTCGTCTGA
- the mraZ gene encoding division/cell wall cluster transcriptional repressor MraZ produces the protein MFRGVYEHQIDAKGRTSLPAKLRETLVGAYDERLIVTTALDPCLHAYPVREWEALETALARRNPMEPGVKTLMRLYVASAQECPLDKLGRLLIPPSLRAYAKLEKDVVWAGMVKVIELWSQEGWAKAQEDARQEATSPDVLRVLGELRQP, from the coding sequence GTGTTCCGAGGCGTCTATGAGCACCAGATCGACGCGAAGGGGCGCACCAGCCTCCCGGCGAAGCTCCGGGAGACGCTGGTGGGTGCCTACGACGAGCGGCTCATCGTCACCACGGCCCTGGACCCCTGCCTCCACGCCTACCCGGTGCGGGAGTGGGAGGCGTTGGAGACCGCGCTCGCCCGGCGCAACCCCATGGAGCCGGGGGTCAAGACGTTGATGCGGCTGTACGTGGCCAGCGCGCAGGAGTGCCCGCTGGACAAGCTGGGACGGTTGCTGATTCCGCCGTCGCTCAGGGCGTACGCGAAGCTGGAGAAGGACGTGGTGTGGGCGGGGATGGTGAAGGTGATTGAGCTTTGGAGCCAGGAAGGCTGGGCGAAGGCGCAGGAGGACGCGCGCCAGGAAGCCACCTCCCCGGACGTGTTGCGGGTGCTGGGCGAGCTGCGCCAGCCGTAG